Proteins encoded together in one Scytonema millei VB511283 window:
- the ilvC gene encoding ketol-acid reductoisomerase: MARMYYDTDANLDLLAQKTVAIIGYGSQGHAHALNLKDSGINVIVGLYPGSKSAEKAKAAGLTVYPVSEAAQKADLIMILLPDEVQKSVYQQEIAPHLKEGKVLAFAHGFNIHFAQVVPPADVDVVMVAPKGPGHLVRRTYEQGQGVPCLFAVYQDASGQARDRAMAYAKGIGGTRAGILETTFREETETDLFGEQAVLCGGLSALIKAGFETLVDAGYQPELAYFECLHEVKLIVDLIVEGGLAKMRDSISNTAEYGDYTRGPRIVTDQTKAEMKKVLQEIQSGQFAREFVLENQAGKPGFTATRRQEAEHPIEEVGKDLRAMFSWMKQD; this comes from the coding sequence ATGGCTCGGATGTACTATGACACAGATGCCAATTTAGATTTATTAGCGCAAAAAACAGTTGCAATCATCGGCTACGGCTCTCAAGGTCACGCCCACGCCCTCAATCTCAAAGATAGTGGTATAAATGTCATAGTCGGGCTATATCCTGGTAGCAAGTCAGCAGAAAAAGCAAAAGCTGCGGGCTTAACAGTATATCCCGTGTCTGAGGCAGCACAAAAAGCAGACTTAATTATGATTCTGCTGCCGGATGAAGTGCAAAAAAGCGTCTACCAACAAGAAATTGCACCGCATTTGAAAGAAGGTAAAGTCTTAGCTTTTGCCCACGGATTTAACATTCATTTCGCTCAAGTCGTGCCTCCGGCTGATGTCGATGTCGTCATGGTTGCACCGAAGGGACCAGGGCATTTGGTGCGGCGGACATACGAACAAGGGCAAGGCGTACCCTGCTTGTTTGCCGTGTATCAAGATGCTAGCGGACAAGCCCGCGATCGCGCTATGGCTTATGCTAAAGGTATTGGTGGGACTCGCGCTGGGATTCTCGAAACCACATTTAGAGAAGAGACAGAAACCGATTTATTTGGCGAACAAGCAGTATTGTGCGGCGGTTTGAGTGCATTAATTAAAGCAGGTTTTGAAACTTTAGTTGATGCTGGTTATCAACCGGAATTGGCATATTTTGAATGTCTGCATGAAGTCAAGTTAATTGTTGACTTGATTGTTGAAGGTGGTTTGGCAAAAATGCGCGATAGTATTTCCAACACTGCTGAATATGGCGATTATACTCGCGGTCCCCGGATTGTCACCGACCAGACGAAAGCAGAAATGAAGAAAGTGCTGCAAGAAATTCAATCCGGTCAATTTGCGCGGGAATTCGTCTTAGAAAACCAAGCTGGTAAACCTGGATTTACTGCCACGCGCCGTCAAGAAGCAGAACATCCAATTGAAGAAGTTGGCAAAGATTTACGCGCCATGTTCAGCTGGATGAAGCAAGATTAA
- the puuE gene encoding allantoinase PuuE, translating into MPTSYPRDLIGYGRTPPDPKWQGQARVAVQFVINYEEGGENCILHGDMASEAFLSEIIGAEPLAGARHMNIESMYEYGSRAGFWRLYRLFTQRRIPVTVYGVAMALERNPEAVAAMQEANWEIASHGYRWIDYKYFGEDLEREHLQKAIAIHTQATGSRPLGWYTGRNSPHTRKLVVEEGGFLYDSDSYADDLPYWVHDYGKLHLVIPYTLDNNDMRFATAQGFNSGDQFFAYLRDAFDVLYAEGETAPKMMSIGLHCRLVGRPGRAAALARFLDYIQQRDRVWLCRRIDIARHWHEHHQPKS; encoded by the coding sequence ATGCCTACATCATATCCCCGCGATTTAATCGGTTACGGTCGTACCCCTCCCGATCCCAAATGGCAAGGACAAGCTCGCGTCGCGGTTCAATTTGTCATTAACTATGAAGAAGGTGGAGAGAACTGCATCTTACATGGAGATATGGCTTCTGAAGCCTTTTTGTCAGAAATTATCGGCGCAGAACCTTTAGCAGGGGCGCGGCACATGAATATTGAGTCGATGTATGAATATGGCAGTCGGGCGGGGTTTTGGCGGCTGTATCGGCTGTTTACGCAAAGAAGGATTCCCGTTACGGTGTATGGGGTAGCGATGGCGTTAGAACGTAACCCCGAAGCAGTAGCCGCCATGCAGGAAGCAAATTGGGAAATTGCCAGCCACGGCTATCGCTGGATTGACTATAAATATTTTGGTGAGGATTTAGAACGAGAACATTTACAAAAAGCGATCGCCATTCATACCCAAGCGACGGGAAGCCGTCCCCTCGGCTGGTATACGGGACGAAATAGCCCGCATACGCGCAAGTTGGTAGTAGAAGAAGGCGGGTTTCTCTACGACTCCGACAGCTACGCCGACGATCTGCCTTACTGGGTGCATGACTACGGTAAACTCCATCTCGTTATTCCCTATACCTTAGACAACAACGACATGCGTTTTGCGACGGCGCAAGGATTTAATTCAGGCGATCAATTCTTTGCCTATCTGCGCGATGCTTTTGATGTTTTGTACGCCGAGGGAGAAACAGCCCCCAAAATGATGAGTATTGGGTTGCATTGTCGCCTTGTCGGTAGACCTGGTAGGGCTGCGGCTTTAGCACGTTTTCTCGATTATATTCAGCAACGCGATCGCGTTTGGCTCTGTCGTCGCATCGACATTGCCCGTCACTGGCACGAACATCATCAACCAAAAAGTTAA
- the rsmH gene encoding 16S rRNA (cytosine(1402)-N(4))-methyltransferase RsmH produces MNVTPTPLESDALESEIPEPATFSHVPVLSRELIAGLAVRAGGHYLDATVGGGGHSRLILQAAPDVKLTALDRDAAAIAAAQTQLAEFGDRVQFLRSNFATYSPQDTTFDGIIADLGVSSYQFDTAARGFSFRHDAPLDMRMDDRQSLTAAEAINTWDEKKLADIFFHYGEERFSRRIARRIVEKRPFHTTTELAAAIASAVPGAYRHGKSRSQTRQKSIHPATRVFQALRIAINDELTSLENFLQLAPTWLKPGGSIIVISFHSLEDRIVKNAFRASELLQIITKKPLIAQTDELAQNPRSRSAKLRIATRRDSNG; encoded by the coding sequence ATGAATGTTACCCCCACACCGCTAGAATCAGATGCACTAGAATCAGAAATCCCAGAACCAGCTACATTCAGCCACGTTCCTGTATTGAGCCGAGAGTTAATCGCTGGTTTGGCGGTGCGAGCGGGGGGACACTATTTAGATGCTACCGTTGGAGGTGGGGGTCATAGTAGGCTAATTTTGCAAGCTGCGCCAGATGTGAAGCTAACAGCACTCGATCGCGATGCAGCCGCGATCGCCGCAGCCCAAACTCAACTAGCAGAATTTGGCGATCGAGTACAATTTTTACGCAGTAATTTTGCGACTTACAGCCCTCAAGACACAACTTTTGACGGTATTATCGCCGATTTAGGTGTAAGTTCATACCAATTTGATACAGCGGCAAGAGGTTTTAGTTTTCGCCATGACGCACCCCTAGATATGCGTATGGACGATCGCCAATCGCTGACAGCGGCGGAAGCGATTAACACCTGGGATGAAAAAAAACTAGCAGATATTTTCTTTCATTACGGCGAGGAAAGATTTTCGCGCCGGATTGCGCGGCGGATCGTGGAAAAACGCCCGTTTCATACGACGACAGAACTAGCTGCGGCGATCGCCTCTGCTGTTCCTGGTGCATATCGTCATGGAAAATCGCGTTCTCAGACGCGCCAAAAATCGATCCACCCTGCTACCCGCGTGTTTCAAGCATTGCGAATTGCTATAAATGACGAACTAACCTCCCTGGAAAATTTCCTGCAACTAGCACCAACTTGGCTCAAACCCGGGGGAAGTATTATCGTGATTAGTTTTCACAGTTTAGAAGATCGGATTGTCAAAAACGCCTTCCGAGCGTCCGAGCTATTACAAATTATTACTAAAAAACCACTCATTGCTCAAACAGATGAACTAGCCCAAAATCCTCGCTCTCGCTCAGCTAAGTTACGAATAGCAACAAGAAGAGATAGTAATGGGTAA
- the carA gene encoding glutamine-hydrolyzing carbamoyl-phosphate synthase small subunit, translating to MTPQPALLVLADGTAYHGLSFGATGTTVGEVVFNTGMTGYQEVLTDPSYRGQIVTFTYPELGNTGVNSEDEESDRPQVKGAIAKNICHRPSNWRSTGSLPDYLKQHNIPGIYGIDTRALVRKIREVGSMNGAISTEILDEAELLQLVLAAPSMAGLNLVSEVTTPTAYEWAGTTDSVWEFKPVAPNRETLTVVAIDFGIKRNILRRLASYGCRVIVVPANTPPEEILKYNPDGIFLSNGPGDPAAVAEGFETTKALISAQKPIFGICMGHQILGRALGAETFKLKFGHRGLNQPAGLQRQVEITSQNHGFAIDADSIPADVEITHLNLNDRTVAGLRHKSLPLFSVQYHPEASPGPHDADYLFAKFVESMRQSRTVGV from the coding sequence ATGACCCCTCAACCCGCCCTTCTCGTTCTTGCCGATGGTACTGCTTATCATGGTTTGTCTTTTGGTGCTACTGGTACTACCGTTGGCGAAGTCGTATTTAACACTGGCATGACTGGGTATCAAGAAGTCTTAACTGACCCCAGTTATCGCGGTCAAATTGTCACGTTTACCTACCCAGAATTGGGAAATACGGGCGTAAATTCTGAAGACGAAGAATCCGATCGCCCCCAAGTGAAAGGTGCGATCGCCAAAAATATCTGTCACCGTCCTAGCAATTGGCGCTCTACTGGCAGTTTGCCGGACTATCTCAAACAGCACAATATTCCTGGTATATACGGCATCGATACCCGCGCCTTAGTCCGCAAGATTCGCGAAGTCGGCTCGATGAATGGCGCTATTTCTACAGAAATTCTCGACGAAGCAGAATTATTGCAACTCGTCCTCGCTGCCCCCAGTATGGCAGGATTGAATTTGGTCAGTGAAGTTACTACACCCACGGCTTATGAGTGGGCTGGAACTACTGATTCTGTATGGGAATTTAAACCAGTAGCCCCAAATAGGGAAACTCTCACCGTTGTTGCCATTGACTTTGGCATCAAACGCAATATTCTGCGGCGACTAGCGAGTTATGGCTGTCGCGTCATTGTCGTTCCTGCTAATACGCCACCAGAAGAAATTCTGAAATACAATCCCGACGGCATCTTTCTTTCTAATGGTCCTGGTGACCCCGCTGCCGTTGCCGAAGGATTTGAAACGACAAAAGCCCTCATTTCAGCCCAAAAACCAATATTTGGTATTTGCATGGGACATCAAATACTAGGTCGGGCGCTAGGGGCAGAAACCTTCAAGCTAAAATTCGGTCATCGCGGTTTGAATCAACCTGCTGGCTTACAAAGGCAAGTCGAAATTACCAGTCAAAATCACGGCTTTGCGATTGATGCGGATTCCATTCCCGCAGATGTCGAAATTACTCATCTCAACCTCAACGATCGCACCGTCGCCGGGTTGCGGCACAAATCTCTACCCCTATTCTCAGTCCAATACCACCCCGAAGCTAGCCCTGGTCCCCACGATGCAGATTACTTATTTGCCAAGTTCGTCGAATCCATGCGTCAGTCACGCACTGTAGGGGTGTGA
- a CDS encoding DUF1028 domain-containing protein: MTFSIVAWDAATQMTGVAVATKHLAVGALVPHAKATVGAIATQGQTNPLLGICSLQLLEHGVSAEDTLQLLLQDDLNCHQRQLHLVDRHGHTAAWTGEDCVGWAGHLTYPYFSVAGNMLVGEQVLVAMADAYQAKGGMEFCDRLLHALEAGEVAGGDKRGRQSAALYAVHRDVYPYLDLRVDRHENPLVELRCLFEESRQDYYQSFRQSMPPQCPRTMVSAIAKYLATPIREQGAGSKEQGKRAERAEGAEGLREQLKIHT; this comes from the coding sequence ATGACCTTCTCAATTGTGGCTTGGGATGCGGCAACGCAAATGACTGGGGTGGCAGTGGCAACTAAGCATCTGGCTGTAGGGGCGCTCGTACCTCATGCTAAGGCAACTGTAGGGGCGATCGCGACTCAAGGTCAAACTAACCCGCTATTAGGCATTTGTAGCCTGCAATTGCTAGAACATGGAGTTTCTGCTGAAGATACGTTACAGCTTTTGCTGCAAGACGATCTCAATTGCCACCAGCGTCAGCTACATTTGGTAGATCGTCACGGTCATACAGCAGCTTGGACGGGTGAAGACTGCGTTGGTTGGGCGGGACACTTGACATATCCCTACTTTTCTGTTGCCGGAAATATGCTGGTAGGCGAACAGGTTTTGGTAGCGATGGCAGATGCCTATCAAGCCAAGGGGGGAATGGAGTTTTGCGATCGCCTGTTACATGCTTTGGAGGCTGGCGAGGTGGCTGGGGGAGATAAGCGAGGACGGCAATCGGCGGCGCTGTATGCAGTGCATCGAGATGTTTATCCGTATCTGGATTTGCGTGTCGATCGCCATGAGAATCCGTTGGTGGAACTGCGGTGTCTATTTGAAGAATCGCGTCAAGATTATTATCAGTCGTTTCGGCAATCTATGCCTCCCCAGTGTCCTCGGACTATGGTGAGTGCGATCGCTAAGTATTTAGCTACTCCGATTAGGGAGCAGGGAGCAGGGAGCAAGGAGCAGGGGAAGAGAGCTGAGAGAGCTGAGGGAGCTGAAGGGCTGAGGGAGCAACTCAAAATTCACACATGA